One stretch of Celeribacter baekdonensis DNA includes these proteins:
- a CDS encoding DUF3768 domain-containing protein, giving the protein MTTTLDLDPVREAALIAAQNDAFRRSILGNTPVADAPQGQFVMTRGVAALGPDAQLELTGRVAAFDGFNADSDPQGWHEMGVIEFNGTTIWFKLDLYDVDYQYGSPEPSDPEQTRRILTLLLPSEY; this is encoded by the coding sequence ATGACCACCACACTCGACCTTGACCCTGTGCGGGAAGCCGCGCTGATCGCCGCGCAGAATGACGCGTTTCGACGTTCCATCCTTGGCAATACCCCGGTCGCCGATGCCCCGCAGGGCCAGTTCGTGATGACACGCGGCGTCGCGGCACTTGGGCCCGACGCCCAACTGGAACTCACCGGCCGCGTCGCCGCGTTCGACGGGTTCAATGCCGATAGCGACCCGCAGGGCTGGCACGAGATGGGGGTCATCGAATTCAATGGCACGACGATCTGGTTCAAGCTCGACCTCTATGACGTCGACTACCAATACGGCTCGCCGGAGCCCTCCGACCCCGAACAGACGCGGCGGATTCTGACCCTGCTTCTGCCGTCGGAATACTGA
- a CDS encoding ParB/RepB/Spo0J family partition protein, with protein sequence MAKTTTGPKPATATKTEAAGLATPASASDIRLIPLDQLEPSPLNVRKVATSEKDDAELFASIRETGIKQNLVVHALSETRFAVDAGGRRLKALKQLADDGIIPADHPVPCLVEDERNAILTSATENLQRVAMHPADQFEAFEAMIAEGRSEDEIALKFGVSVDLVRRRLKLARVAPEIIEQFRAGDLTLECVMAFTLTDDHDRQLAVWNAVKGGYHIHPQSIKRHLTETAHSANSALGRFVGIEAYEAAGGVLLRDLFDDRASAHMENPELLERLAIEKLQAAAKPFEAEWKWVEVHLSVDYGAFRSFGRVYPRDIEPDPDLLAEEERLVAREEELAAQNDGEDWTDAETDEYYAIEPRLREIEALQRERQPYADEDRAIAGVVLTIGHDGALRVEKGLVRPEDIPAAPEPDETTADADGAPSPAHPHVTPPTSSTPVPSSDPAATLRKADGISASLADDLRATRQHILRAHLAADFEVAFDAMLYALCEQALGRSYNNEALDISIRPFQAQNREVLHGDTVAQKMLEALEQDLATDWMKLEKPEDFRAMSALPVADKQALFAWASGLALKPQLSSDNRPSPIIEEIGARLDVDLAACWRPTAQNYWGRVNKGHAVATARKLIGADYAEDRNRERKADLAAAMERAFAETAGQTEGFDAATVARTTRWLPEGMVFAGAADVGADMVGDASETDEGDVPATDPLTEAESDEPSSLPAFLSGHAA encoded by the coding sequence ATGGCCAAGACCACTACCGGACCGAAACCCGCCACCGCGACGAAAACCGAAGCCGCCGGATTGGCAACGCCCGCCAGCGCTTCCGATATCCGCCTGATCCCGCTCGACCAGTTGGAACCCAGCCCGCTCAATGTCCGCAAAGTCGCCACAAGTGAGAAGGATGACGCGGAACTCTTCGCAAGTATTCGAGAGACTGGCATCAAGCAAAATCTGGTGGTCCATGCGCTGTCAGAGACACGTTTTGCGGTCGATGCTGGTGGTCGCCGTCTCAAGGCGCTGAAGCAGCTTGCCGATGACGGTATCATCCCCGCAGATCATCCTGTGCCCTGCCTCGTCGAAGATGAGCGCAATGCCATCCTCACCTCCGCCACAGAAAACCTCCAGCGGGTAGCGATGCATCCGGCTGACCAATTCGAGGCTTTTGAGGCGATGATCGCCGAGGGACGCAGCGAGGACGAGATTGCGCTGAAGTTCGGCGTTTCCGTCGACCTGGTGCGCCGCCGCCTCAAACTCGCCCGTGTCGCGCCGGAGATCATCGAGCAGTTTCGCGCGGGCGATTTGACCCTCGAATGCGTGATGGCCTTCACGCTGACCGACGACCATGATCGCCAACTGGCGGTCTGGAACGCGGTAAAGGGCGGCTATCACATCCATCCCCAGAGCATCAAACGCCACCTGACCGAGACCGCGCATTCCGCCAACTCGGCCCTCGGGCGCTTTGTCGGTATCGAGGCCTATGAGGCGGCCGGTGGCGTCCTGCTGCGCGATCTCTTCGACGATCGTGCCAGCGCCCATATGGAAAACCCCGAGCTCCTAGAGCGTCTCGCCATCGAAAAACTGCAGGCTGCGGCCAAACCCTTCGAGGCGGAGTGGAAATGGGTCGAGGTGCATCTCTCGGTGGATTACGGCGCGTTTCGCAGTTTCGGGCGGGTCTATCCGCGGGACATCGAACCCGATCCGGACCTGCTTGCCGAAGAAGAGCGTCTCGTCGCACGCGAAGAAGAACTGGCGGCGCAGAATGACGGTGAGGATTGGACGGACGCCGAGACCGACGAATACTATGCCATCGAGCCGCGTTTGCGTGAGATTGAAGCCCTTCAGCGCGAACGGCAGCCCTATGCCGACGAGGATCGCGCCATCGCCGGCGTGGTTCTGACCATCGGCCATGACGGGGCGTTGCGCGTCGAGAAGGGCCTCGTGCGGCCCGAGGATATTCCCGCCGCGCCCGAACCTGACGAGACCACCGCAGATGCGGATGGCGCCCCCTCCCCTGCCCACCCACACGTGACGCCGCCGACCTCCTCCACGCCGGTGCCGAGCTCCGACCCGGCCGCGACGTTGCGCAAGGCGGACGGGATTTCAGCGAGCCTCGCCGACGATCTGCGTGCGACGCGCCAGCATATCCTGCGGGCGCATCTGGCGGCGGATTTCGAGGTGGCGTTCGATGCGATGCTCTATGCGCTCTGCGAGCAGGCTCTGGGGCGGTCCTACAACAACGAGGCGCTCGACATCTCGATCCGGCCTTTCCAGGCGCAGAACCGCGAGGTGCTGCATGGGGATACTGTCGCCCAGAAGATGCTCGAGGCACTGGAACAGGACCTCGCCACCGACTGGATGAAGCTGGAGAAGCCCGAGGACTTCCGTGCGATGTCGGCGCTGCCTGTCGCAGACAAGCAGGCGCTCTTCGCCTGGGCATCAGGTCTGGCGCTCAAACCGCAGCTTTCCTCCGACAATCGCCCCTCCCCGATCATCGAGGAGATTGGCGCGCGTCTTGACGTCGATTTGGCGGCCTGCTGGCGCCCGACCGCGCAGAACTACTGGGGTCGGGTCAACAAGGGCCATGCAGTGGCCACGGCGCGCAAGCTGATCGGCGCGGATTACGCCGAGGATCGCAATCGCGAGCGCAAGGCTGATCTCGCGGCCGCGATGGAGCGGGCTTTCGCGGAAACGGCCGGGCAGACGGAAGGTTTCGACGCCGCCACGGTCGCCAGGACGACACGCTGGCTGCCCGAAGGCATGGTGTTTGCCGGTGCGGCGGACGTCGGTGCCGACATGGTTGGTGATGCGTCGGAGACCGACGAAGGGGACGTGCCCGCCACCGATCCTCTGACCGAGGCGGAGAGCGACGAACCGTCATCCTTGCCCGCCTTCCTCAGTGGGCATGCGGCCTGA
- a CDS encoding aldehyde dehydrogenase family protein: MSTNGATFPVLNPSSGEVAGYAPNASLADLDIAVAAAQAAFKTWSKLSSDELQAYCEKVATTIGEHAEELAVLITKEQGKPLNGLGSRWELGGAQAWAGYSASLSLPVKILQDNNEGHVELHRKPLGVVGSITPWNFPVMIAIWHIMPALRTGNTVVVKPSPLTPLSTIRLGEIMSEVLPSGVVNVVTGDDKALNLGAAMSAHTGIRKIVFTGSCATGQKVMQSAAETMKRLTLEMGGNDAGIVLPDADPKAIAEGLFWGAFINNGQTCAAMKRLYVHDSIYDEVCENLVAFAKNIPVGDGMNEDSVLGPIQNAMQFDKVRRLVDAGESEGRVLLGGVPGEGLFFPPTIIADLSQDNLLVTEEQFGPVLPVIRYTDVEKAIAAANDSNNGLGGSIWTSDIEKGRELAKRMECGSVWINKHGAIQPNAPFGGVKQSGLGVEFGEEGLAEYTDIQVIFS, translated from the coding sequence ATGTCCACAAATGGGGCGACCTTTCCTGTCCTCAACCCCTCGTCGGGTGAGGTAGCAGGATATGCCCCGAACGCCTCGCTCGCCGATCTCGATATTGCAGTGGCCGCTGCACAAGCCGCATTTAAAACTTGGTCCAAACTGTCTTCTGACGAGCTTCAAGCATATTGTGAAAAGGTCGCGACCACGATTGGCGAACATGCCGAGGAGCTGGCCGTTCTGATCACCAAGGAACAGGGCAAGCCTCTGAACGGACTTGGCTCGCGCTGGGAACTCGGTGGCGCGCAGGCTTGGGCCGGCTATTCCGCAAGCCTGTCGCTGCCAGTCAAGATCCTTCAAGACAATAACGAGGGCCATGTCGAACTGCACCGTAAACCCCTTGGCGTGGTCGGCTCCATCACCCCGTGGAACTTCCCCGTGATGATCGCGATTTGGCACATCATGCCGGCGCTGCGCACCGGCAATACCGTGGTGGTCAAGCCCTCACCCTTAACGCCACTTTCAACCATACGTCTTGGGGAGATTATGAGTGAGGTCCTGCCCTCAGGCGTGGTCAATGTCGTGACCGGCGACGACAAGGCGCTCAACCTCGGAGCCGCCATGTCGGCCCACACGGGCATCCGCAAGATCGTTTTCACCGGCTCTTGCGCGACGGGTCAGAAGGTCATGCAATCGGCCGCCGAAACCATGAAGCGTCTAACGCTGGAGATGGGCGGCAATGACGCCGGTATCGTCCTTCCCGATGCTGATCCCAAGGCGATTGCAGAGGGGCTGTTTTGGGGCGCGTTCATCAACAACGGCCAGACTTGCGCGGCCATGAAGCGCCTGTATGTACACGACTCGATCTATGACGAGGTCTGCGAAAACCTGGTCGCCTTTGCCAAGAACATTCCGGTCGGCGACGGGATGAACGAGGACAGCGTCCTTGGGCCGATTCAGAACGCCATGCAATTCGACAAGGTGCGGCGGCTTGTCGATGCGGGCGAGTCTGAGGGCCGGGTGCTTCTCGGCGGCGTGCCAGGCGAGGGTCTGTTCTTTCCGCCCACCATCATCGCCGACCTGTCGCAAGACAACCTTCTGGTCACCGAGGAGCAGTTTGGCCCGGTGCTTCCTGTGATCCGCTACACGGATGTGGAAAAGGCCATCGCGGCGGCGAATGACTCAAACAATGGTCTGGGAGGCTCGATCTGGACCTCCGACATCGAGAAAGGCCGCGAACTTGCCAAGCGGATGGAATGCGGATCGGTCTGGATCAACAAGCACGGTGCCATCCAGCCAAACGCGCCTTTCGGTGGGGTTAAGCAATCTGGCCTTGGGGTCGAGTTTGGCGAAGAGGGTCTCGCTGAGTATACTGATATTCAGGTGATCTTCTCTTAA
- a CDS encoding flavin reductase family protein, producing the protein MPVLNGATALECEISEIVNSGTHAVIFGRVVGAKVQGITPLVYHGGSFRGLTDANKRVPA; encoded by the coding sequence ATGCCAGTTCTGAATGGCGCAACCGCCTTGGAATGCGAAATTTCAGAGATCGTCAATTCCGGGACGCATGCAGTAATATTCGGTCGCGTAGTTGGCGCCAAGGTTCAGGGTATCACGCCCTTGGTTTACCATGGCGGTAGCTTTCGCGGCCTGACCGACGCCAACAAACGGGTGCCAGCCTGA
- the styC gene encoding styrene-oxide isomerase StyC translates to MTDEHVEPWKLTLRDIMAGNGVLMIFAALVGGLGYWMFLLGGFEIVPGFFVSFQLPGTEHGWRGTHTGPVLNGLMTIAVAFVIPHLNFSEKWGKIWGWIVMLDGWSNVVFYWGSNFSPNRALAFGDTPIGPSNIFSFIGLAPAYVFGVLNMIALVAIGRQAIIVAKSRRDRGDLAVGTRGVV, encoded by the coding sequence ATGACTGACGAACACGTCGAACCGTGGAAGCTTACACTCCGCGACATTATGGCCGGGAACGGTGTACTGATGATTTTTGCTGCACTGGTGGGTGGGCTTGGCTACTGGATGTTCTTGCTGGGCGGCTTCGAGATTGTCCCGGGCTTTTTCGTCTCCTTTCAACTGCCCGGCACCGAACATGGATGGCGCGGAACCCATACCGGGCCAGTCTTGAACGGTCTTATGACAATCGCAGTCGCATTTGTTATACCTCATCTGAATTTCTCGGAAAAATGGGGTAAGATTTGGGGCTGGATCGTCATGCTGGACGGTTGGTCGAACGTTGTTTTCTATTGGGGATCCAACTTTTCGCCGAACCGGGCCCTAGCATTTGGCGACACGCCAATCGGCCCGTCCAACATTTTCAGCTTCATCGGACTCGCTCCGGCGTATGTGTTCGGCGTGCTGAACATGATCGCTCTGGTGGCGATTGGGCGTCAGGCAATAATCGTCGCAAAATCGCGCCGTGACAGAGGTGACCTCGCTGTAGGGACCCGCGGCGTCGTTTGA
- a CDS encoding OmpW/AlkL family protein, protein MNGSGPLSGLELGKVTYGPATLTGLYHFPEFGNGLDAYVGGGVNYTIIFDTSDGAIDGFDVDNAFAPIIQAGIEGPLGNKTGWFLDAKYIALETKARGTVGGVPAEADITLDPLIVTAGVVVHF, encoded by the coding sequence TTGAACGGTTCAGGGCCACTCTCTGGCCTCGAATTGGGCAAGGTCACTTATGGGCCGGCCACATTGACCGGACTCTATCATTTCCCTGAATTCGGCAATGGCCTTGATGCCTATGTCGGCGGCGGCGTGAATTATACGATTATTTTTGACACGAGTGATGGCGCGATTGATGGCTTCGACGTGGACAATGCGTTTGCGCCGATCATTCAGGCTGGAATTGAGGGACCCTTGGGCAACAAGACGGGATGGTTCCTCGATGCGAAGTACATCGCACTTGAGACCAAGGCGCGTGGTACCGTTGGTGGGGTGCCAGCAGAAGCAGACATTACGCTTGATCCCCTGATCGTAACTGCGGGCGTCGTCGTACACTTTTAA
- a CDS encoding flavin reductase family protein: protein MVTTRLGEERRGITATAVCSVCAEPATILACTNQNTGTFKMIRDAGHFAVNILDYEHQNTAETFAGRSGLQGDDRFESSAWANGDVLGCQF from the coding sequence ATCGTAACCACTCGCCTCGGAGAGGAGCGCCGAGGCATCACAGCGACCGCTGTCTGTTCAGTATGCGCAGAGCCCGCAACAATTCTGGCCTGCACTAACCAAAACACCGGGACCTTCAAGATGATCCGCGACGCGGGTCATTTCGCAGTCAATATTCTCGATTATGAACACCAGAACACTGCTGAAACTTTCGCCGGGCGGAGTGGGCTTCAAGGCGATGATCGGTTTGAGTCGTCGGCTTGGGCAAATGGAGATGTCCTGGGATGCCAGTTCTGA
- a CDS encoding EthD family reductase: MYCLCVEYPTPVDPDYFRNYYDTRHLPLAQRLPGLISYEVAYPSPLREGAHSPFCVFRAYFASPDDMQKALFSEEGSEVASDVPNYSPNGCHMFHHPVNLTKQAAA, encoded by the coding sequence ATGTATTGTCTTTGCGTTGAATATCCCACCCCGGTCGACCCGGACTACTTTAGGAACTATTACGATACGAGGCATCTCCCACTTGCGCAGCGACTCCCAGGTCTGATTTCCTACGAAGTGGCCTATCCTTCGCCGCTTAGGGAAGGTGCGCACTCGCCCTTCTGTGTCTTTCGCGCCTATTTCGCGTCGCCTGACGACATGCAGAAGGCCCTGTTTTCGGAAGAGGGGTCGGAAGTTGCCAGCGATGTGCCGAACTACTCGCCGAATGGGTGTCATATGTTTCACCATCCGGTCAATCTCACAAAGCAGGCTGCGGCATGA
- a CDS encoding LysR family transcriptional regulator: MSDRLQAYEIFAELMDRRNFSQTSRALNVPQATVSKQIAALEASLGIQLFIRSTRRMYPTREAEELIPHVRHMLDARAE, encoded by the coding sequence ATGAGCGATCGGCTTCAGGCCTACGAAATCTTCGCCGAACTCATGGATCGCAGGAATTTTTCCCAGACCTCACGAGCATTGAACGTTCCGCAGGCTACGGTCAGCAAGCAGATCGCCGCGCTCGAAGCCTCTCTGGGAATTCAGCTTTTCATTCGTTCCACCCGGCGAATGTACCCGACGAGAGAAGCGGAGGAACTGATACCTCATGTACGACACATGTTGGACGCCCGCGCCGAGTGA
- a CDS encoding styrene monooxygenase/indole monooxygenase family protein, with amino-acid sequence MFGRDDSYSPYERPQRMLCVGLFKGIAETETRAVTMYFFSWRGELIEIPTWSFNGFCKALVFENHIGGDLEILARTKYDDDPRAFLDLMLEKIKAHYPTLYARIDRDEFDLANSPMDILQGGVTPTVRKSHTRLGNESWQLPWVTSMLSLIRCWARGQYGILCCGHSW; translated from the coding sequence ATGTTTGGCCGCGATGACAGCTACTCTCCTTACGAACGCCCGCAACGAATGCTCTGCGTCGGTTTGTTCAAAGGCATCGCTGAGACCGAAACGCGCGCTGTGACGATGTATTTTTTCTCCTGGCGCGGCGAACTTATCGAGATCCCGACGTGGTCGTTCAACGGGTTCTGCAAGGCTCTCGTCTTTGAAAACCACATTGGCGGAGATCTTGAGATCCTCGCCCGCACCAAATATGATGATGACCCGCGTGCGTTCCTTGATCTGATGCTCGAGAAGATCAAAGCACACTACCCGACTCTTTATGCGCGCATTGATCGCGATGAGTTCGATCTTGCCAATTCGCCAATGGATATTTTGCAGGGCGGTGTCACCCCCACTGTTCGCAAGAGCCACACGCGGCTTGGCAATGAAAGTTGGCAATTGCCCTGGGTGACGTCCATGCTGTCGTTGATCCGGTGCTGGGCAAGGGGCCAATATGGCATCCTATGCTGCGGTCATTCTTGGTGA